A DNA window from Acidobacteriota bacterium contains the following coding sequences:
- the pepQ gene encoding Xaa-Pro dipeptidase, whose amino-acid sequence MADLYAQHLARLAASTSRALEETGFDRMVVHSGVPFTYFADDNDAPFHPTPTFAHWAPVEGPYHLLDVVPGKKPRLVRVQPRDYWYAPPAPAPAFVAREFDVVDVATSEAGWKAVGNGFARTAFVGGAVDEAAAHGFRPQNVNPKGLVARLDWERSYKSDWEAEQVAVANAKAAHGYRAIEKAFRAGASEMELHHAYLTAIGDVEEALPYTSIVALDDRSATLHYHGKRGKLPSPSKVLLVDAGATVNGYASDITRTFVREGVEPVFARLLDGMKALQAKLCLEGRPGLHYRDFHLRAQKYVADLLREVGVLNVSSDEAVTTRLTFPFFPHGLGHFLGLQVHDVAGRQADRTGTPAPPPADHPALRTVRPIEERMLFTVEPGLYFIPMLLGPLREGPHRAAIDWALVDRLIPMGGIRVEDNIFVGKDANRNLTRESLPE is encoded by the coding sequence ATGGCAGACCTCTACGCCCAGCACCTCGCCCGCCTCGCCGCCTCCACCTCGCGGGCCCTCGAGGAGACGGGCTTCGACCGGATGGTCGTCCACTCGGGCGTGCCGTTCACGTACTTCGCCGACGACAACGACGCGCCCTTCCACCCGACGCCCACGTTCGCGCACTGGGCGCCCGTCGAGGGCCCGTACCATCTCCTCGACGTCGTGCCCGGGAAGAAGCCGCGCCTCGTGCGCGTGCAGCCGCGCGACTACTGGTACGCGCCACCCGCGCCCGCGCCCGCCTTCGTGGCTCGGGAGTTCGACGTCGTCGACGTCGCGACTTCCGAGGCCGGGTGGAAGGCCGTCGGAAACGGCTTCGCGCGAACGGCCTTCGTCGGCGGCGCCGTGGACGAGGCGGCCGCGCACGGCTTCCGACCCCAGAACGTGAACCCGAAGGGGCTCGTCGCGCGGCTGGACTGGGAGCGCTCGTACAAGTCCGACTGGGAGGCCGAGCAGGTCGCCGTCGCGAACGCGAAGGCGGCGCACGGCTACCGCGCCATCGAGAAGGCGTTCCGCGCGGGCGCCTCCGAGATGGAGCTGCACCACGCGTACCTCACGGCGATCGGCGACGTGGAGGAGGCCCTCCCGTACACGTCGATCGTCGCGCTCGACGACCGCTCCGCGACGCTCCACTACCACGGCAAGCGCGGAAAGCTGCCCTCTCCGTCGAAGGTGCTCCTCGTGGACGCGGGCGCCACCGTGAACGGTTATGCGTCCGACATCACGCGCACGTTCGTCCGGGAGGGCGTCGAGCCCGTCTTCGCGCGCCTCCTCGACGGCATGAAGGCGCTGCAGGCGAAGCTCTGCCTCGAGGGGCGGCCGGGCCTCCACTACCGCGACTTCCACCTCCGGGCGCAGAAGTACGTCGCGGACCTCCTTCGAGAGGTCGGGGTCCTGAACGTCTCGTCCGACGAGGCCGTCACGACGCGCCTGACGTTCCCGTTCTTCCCGCACGGTCTCGGCCATTTCCTCGGCCTGCAGGTCCACGACGTCGCCGGGCGCCAGGCCGACCGCACGGGCACGCCCGCGCCGCCGCCGGCCGACCACCCGGCGCTCCGCACCGTCCGGCCGATCGAAGAACGCATGCTCTTCACGGTCGAGCCCGGGCTCTACTTCATCCCGATGCTCCTCGGTCCCCTACGCGAGGGCCCGCACCGTGCCGCGATCGACTGGGCGCTCGTGGATCGCCTGATCCCCATGGGCGGCATCCGCGTCGAGGACAACATCTTCGTCGGGAAGGACGCGAACCGGAACCTCACGCGCGAGTCGCTCCCCGAGTAA
- a CDS encoding agmatine deiminase family protein gives MSATLHRSGETPRAARFRQPAEWDRHEAVWLAWPSHEDLWEDALPGVRAAFTGFAAAIADRDVAGNPRGEQLNVLVPDDENGRLAATALAGLGARYFVIPFGDIWLRDTAPVFLVGPGHRRAAASFRFNGWGGKYVLPDDDAVSERVAMASGLPAYRFPWILEGGSVDVDGEGTCLTTRQCLLNRNRNSGMSPKAIEDGLKDALGVSTILWLGDGLLNDHTDGHIDTIARFVAPGEVVCMSPSGGDDPNHRVLLQIARDLVHMRDAEGRPLNVTTVPSPGLVTGPDGEVMPASYVNFYIANTTVVVPAYGVPNDEPARAAIGRLFPGRRAVSIPARQLLEGGGAFHCISQQVPE, from the coding sequence ATGTCCGCGACGCTCCACCGATCCGGCGAGACTCCCCGCGCCGCCCGATTCCGCCAGCCCGCCGAATGGGACCGTCACGAAGCCGTGTGGCTCGCGTGGCCGAGTCACGAGGACCTCTGGGAAGACGCGCTCCCCGGCGTCCGGGCCGCCTTCACCGGGTTCGCCGCCGCGATCGCGGATCGCGACGTGGCCGGAAATCCCCGGGGTGAGCAACTGAACGTCCTCGTGCCCGACGACGAAAACGGCCGCCTCGCGGCGACGGCGCTCGCGGGCCTCGGCGCGCGTTACTTCGTGATCCCGTTCGGCGACATCTGGCTGCGCGACACGGCGCCGGTTTTCCTCGTCGGACCCGGTCACCGGCGCGCGGCGGCCTCGTTCCGATTCAACGGCTGGGGCGGCAAGTACGTCCTCCCGGACGACGACGCGGTATCGGAACGGGTCGCGATGGCTTCCGGCCTCCCGGCGTACCGCTTCCCGTGGATCCTCGAGGGCGGGTCCGTGGACGTGGACGGCGAAGGCACGTGCCTGACGACCCGCCAGTGCCTCCTGAACCGCAACCGCAACTCCGGGATGTCCCCGAAAGCGATCGAGGACGGCCTGAAGGACGCGCTCGGCGTCTCGACGATCCTGTGGCTCGGCGACGGCCTCCTGAACGACCACACGGACGGGCACATCGACACGATCGCGCGCTTTGTCGCTCCCGGCGAGGTCGTGTGCATGTCGCCCTCGGGCGGCGACGACCCGAACCACCGCGTCCTGCTCCAGATCGCGCGCGACCTCGTGCACATGCGCGACGCGGAAGGCCGGCCGCTGAACGTGACGACGGTCCCCTCGCCCGGCCTCGTGACGGGCCCGGATGGGGAGGTCATGCCCGCGAGCTACGTGAACTTCTACATCGCGAACACGACCGTCGTCGTGCCCGCGTACGGCGTCCCGAACGACGAACCCGCGCGCGCGGCGATCGGGCGGCTCTTCCCGGGGCGACGCGCCGTGTCCATCCCCGCCCGCCAGCTCCTCGAGGGTGGCGGCGCCTTCCACTGCATCAGCCAGCAGGTGCCCGAATGA
- the fdnG gene encoding formate dehydrogenase-N subunit alpha: MGLTRRTFLKAGTAGGAVALGFDLNEARAEMREFKISRTTETRSTCPYCSVSCGVIIHTLGDRAKNAAASVVHVEGDPDHPINRGTLCPKGITLKEDIQHAHRLTKPMVRRAGSDKWEDVSWDDAIAGIAKQIKTTRDKCFVAKNAKDQVVNRNPGIGLIGGCTDTNEFNFLMWKTGAALGVVYRDSQARVUHGPTVASLAATFGRGAMTNGWVDIKNADVVFVMGGNPAENHPCGFKWAIEARKLRNAKIVTVDPRYTRTAAVADLYSPIRAGTDIAYLNGIIRYAIEKDRFHADYVKAHTNAGYVIGEKYGFTEGLFTGWDTEKGSYDKAAWAYEADAKSKGYVVDETLQNPRCVFQLLKAHVDRYTPEMVSRICGVPAETFVKVAEMVTSTGTAAKVGTILYALGWTQHSTGVQIIRTAAMLQLLLGNVGRPGGGVNALRGHSNIQGATDMGGNTEILPGYLRVPVPAQTNLKEYLEAVTPTTLNKVAWASMNYWQNYPKFMTSLLKAIWGAKATKENDFGYAWLPKIDGLYTWTHMFDDMYRGTSKRVGGTEAGPEGLISFGMNPVGTGPNTPKMVAALSKLKWLVMVENVETETAQFWKAPKEYGGADAAKIATEVWLLPAALFAEKDGTFTNSGRWAQWKWKALDPPGKAKPDTEILARIVLALKDLYKKEGGAFPEPILNLSWSYTNPVNPDQSEVLKEISGKALADIPDPKDKTKVLKTAGQQLDGFGQLQDDGSTLCGNWLYGGCFTEAGNLTQRRNNADPLGLGMFHQWAFSWPANRRVMYNRASADKDGVPWDATRAGIRWNGEKWVGDVPDIKPDSKPGEFGAFIMNAEGVGRLFAPGLNDGPFPEHYEAIEAPVANVLHPKVSSNPASKKFSSDKDPYATADKFPVVCTTYRLTEHFHYWTQHNPKLNMIQPDFFFEIPEEFAKELGVANKGKITVSNPRGSITAMAMVTKRLKPMKVDGKNVWQIGMPIHWGFAGNPGHTGPLANFLTPSAIDPNTWTPEFKAFLVKVEKA; the protein is encoded by the coding sequence ATGGGCCTGACTCGACGAACCTTCCTGAAGGCGGGCACGGCCGGCGGCGCCGTCGCCCTCGGCTTCGACCTCAACGAAGCCCGCGCCGAGATGCGCGAGTTCAAGATCTCGCGCACCACGGAGACGCGCTCGACGTGCCCGTACTGCTCGGTCTCGTGCGGCGTCATCATCCACACGCTCGGCGACCGCGCGAAGAACGCGGCGGCCTCGGTCGTCCACGTCGAGGGCGACCCGGACCACCCGATCAACCGCGGCACGCTCTGCCCCAAGGGCATCACCCTCAAGGAGGACATCCAGCACGCCCACCGGCTCACGAAGCCGATGGTGCGGCGGGCTGGCTCCGATAAGTGGGAGGACGTCTCCTGGGACGACGCGATCGCCGGCATCGCGAAGCAGATCAAGACGACGCGCGACAAGTGCTTCGTCGCGAAGAACGCGAAGGACCAGGTCGTGAACCGCAATCCGGGCATCGGCCTCATCGGCGGCTGCACGGACACGAACGAGTTCAACTTCCTGATGTGGAAGACGGGCGCCGCGCTCGGCGTCGTCTACAGGGACTCCCAGGCACGGGTATGACACGGACCCACGGTGGCCAGTCTGGCCGCCACGTTCGGGCGCGGGGCGATGACCAACGGATGGGTCGACATCAAGAACGCCGACGTCGTCTTCGTCATGGGCGGCAACCCCGCCGAGAACCATCCCTGCGGCTTCAAGTGGGCGATCGAAGCCCGCAAACTCCGTAACGCGAAGATCGTCACGGTCGATCCGCGCTACACGCGGACGGCCGCCGTCGCGGATCTCTACTCCCCCATCCGCGCCGGCACGGACATCGCGTACCTCAACGGCATCATCCGGTACGCGATCGAAAAGGACCGCTTCCACGCCGACTACGTGAAGGCCCACACGAACGCGGGCTACGTCATCGGCGAGAAATACGGCTTCACCGAGGGCCTCTTCACGGGCTGGGACACGGAAAAGGGCTCGTACGACAAGGCGGCCTGGGCCTACGAGGCCGACGCGAAGTCGAAGGGCTACGTCGTCGACGAGACGCTCCAGAATCCGCGCTGCGTCTTCCAGCTCCTGAAGGCGCACGTAGACCGCTACACGCCCGAGATGGTCTCGAGAATCTGCGGCGTGCCGGCCGAGACGTTCGTCAAGGTGGCCGAGATGGTCACGTCGACGGGGACGGCCGCGAAGGTCGGGACGATCCTCTACGCCCTCGGCTGGACACAGCACTCGACAGGCGTCCAGATCATCCGCACCGCCGCGATGCTCCAGCTCCTCCTCGGCAACGTCGGGCGGCCCGGCGGCGGCGTGAACGCGCTGCGCGGCCACTCGAACATCCAGGGCGCGACCGACATGGGCGGCAACACGGAGATCCTGCCCGGCTATCTCCGGGTCCCGGTGCCGGCCCAGACGAACCTCAAGGAGTACCTCGAGGCCGTCACCCCGACGACGCTCAACAAGGTCGCGTGGGCGTCCATGAACTACTGGCAGAACTACCCGAAGTTCATGACGTCGCTCCTGAAGGCGATCTGGGGCGCGAAGGCGACGAAGGAGAACGACTTCGGCTACGCGTGGCTCCCGAAGATCGACGGCCTCTACACCTGGACGCACATGTTCGACGACATGTACCGCGGCACGTCCAAGCGCGTCGGCGGGACCGAGGCGGGGCCCGAGGGCCTCATCTCGTTCGGCATGAACCCGGTCGGGACCGGCCCGAACACCCCGAAGATGGTCGCGGCCCTCTCGAAGCTCAAGTGGCTCGTGATGGTCGAGAACGTCGAGACCGAGACGGCGCAGTTCTGGAAGGCTCCGAAGGAATACGGCGGCGCGGACGCGGCAAAGATCGCAACGGAAGTCTGGCTCCTCCCCGCGGCTCTCTTCGCGGAGAAGGACGGCACGTTCACGAACTCGGGCCGCTGGGCGCAGTGGAAATGGAAAGCGCTCGACCCGCCGGGAAAGGCGAAGCCGGACACGGAGATTCTCGCGCGCATCGTCCTCGCCCTGAAGGACCTCTACAAGAAGGAGGGCGGCGCGTTCCCGGAGCCGATCCTCAACCTGTCGTGGTCGTACACGAACCCCGTGAATCCCGACCAGTCCGAGGTCCTGAAAGAGATCAGCGGCAAGGCGCTCGCCGACATCCCCGATCCGAAGGACAAGACGAAGGTCCTCAAGACCGCCGGGCAGCAGCTCGACGGCTTCGGCCAGCTGCAGGACGACGGCTCGACTCTCTGCGGCAACTGGCTCTACGGCGGCTGCTTCACCGAGGCGGGCAACCTCACCCAGCGGCGCAACAACGCGGACCCGCTCGGCCTCGGGATGTTCCACCAGTGGGCGTTCTCGTGGCCCGCGAATCGCCGCGTCATGTACAACCGCGCGTCCGCCGACAAGGACGGCGTGCCGTGGGACGCGACGCGCGCCGGCATCAGGTGGAACGGCGAGAAGTGGGTCGGCGACGTGCCGGACATCAAGCCCGACAGCAAACCGGGCGAGTTCGGCGCCTTCATCATGAACGCCGAGGGCGTCGGCCGGCTCTTCGCGCCGGGGCTCAACGACGGCCCCTTCCCCGAGCACTACGAGGCGATCGAGGCGCCGGTCGCGAACGTGCTGCACCCGAAGGTGAGCTCGAACCCCGCCTCGAAGAAGTTCTCCTCGGACAAGGACCCGTACGCGACGGCCGACAAGTTCCCGGTCGTCTGCACGACGTACCGGCTCACCGAACACTTCCACTACTGGACCCAGCACAACCCGAAGCTGAACATGATCCAGCCCGACTTCTTCTTCGAGATTCCCGAGGAGTTCGCGAAGGAGCTTGGCGTCGCGAACAAGGGGAAGATCACCGTTTCCAACCCTCGCGGCTCCATCACGGCGATGGCGATGGTCACGAAACGCCTCAAGCCGATGAAGGTCGACGGCAAGAACGTCTGGCAGATCGGAATGCCGATCCACTGGGGCTTCGCGGGCAACCCGGGGCACACCGGGCCCCTCGCGAACTTCCTGACGCCCTCCGCGATCGACCCGAACACGTGGACTCCCGAGTTCAAGGCCTTCCTCGTGAAGGTCGAGAAGGCTTGA
- a CDS encoding TCR/Tet family MFS transporter produces MLALGVIVPVLPTLVTAFQHGDTAKAAETIGLYATVWALMQFVFSPILGLLSDRFGRRPVILLSNAGLALDYAVMALAPTLGWLFLGRVFSGITSASVPTAIAYMTDVTPPEDRARSFGFVGAAFGLGFVVGPAVGGWLGTQNPRLPFWVAGGMSLLNALWGLFVLPESLPKEKRRTRLDLSTANPLGTLALLRRHRELFGLASVNFIGWVAHEVYPVIFVLYATYRYGWNERTVGTVLAGVGAIGIVVSAGLVGPVVKAIGERRTLLLGTLLGAAGFALYGWAPAAGFFLAALPVSGLWGLAGPASQALMSKRVSASEQGELQGALGSVRSLAMLVAPSIFSLTFAFAIAPERSVKHPGAPWFVAAGLLVLAAALAAAVTRPAHAPRPL; encoded by the coding sequence ATGCTCGCGCTCGGCGTGATCGTGCCGGTCCTCCCCACCCTCGTGACGGCGTTCCAGCACGGCGACACCGCGAAGGCGGCCGAGACGATCGGCCTCTATGCGACGGTCTGGGCGCTCATGCAGTTCGTCTTCTCGCCGATCCTCGGCCTGCTCTCGGACCGCTTCGGCCGCCGCCCCGTGATCCTCCTCTCGAACGCGGGGCTCGCCCTCGACTACGCCGTGATGGCGCTCGCGCCGACGCTCGGCTGGCTCTTCCTCGGGCGCGTCTTCTCCGGGATCACGTCGGCCAGCGTCCCGACGGCGATCGCGTACATGACCGACGTGACGCCACCCGAGGACCGGGCGCGCTCGTTCGGATTCGTCGGCGCCGCGTTCGGGCTCGGGTTCGTCGTCGGACCGGCCGTGGGCGGCTGGCTCGGGACGCAGAACCCGCGTCTCCCGTTCTGGGTCGCGGGCGGGATGAGCCTCCTGAACGCGCTCTGGGGGCTCTTCGTCCTGCCCGAGTCGCTCCCCAAGGAGAAGCGCCGGACGCGCCTCGACCTTTCCACCGCGAACCCGCTCGGCACGCTCGCGCTCCTCAGGCGCCACCGCGAGCTCTTCGGCCTCGCCTCGGTGAACTTCATCGGCTGGGTCGCCCACGAGGTCTACCCGGTCATCTTCGTCCTCTACGCGACCTACCGGTACGGCTGGAACGAGCGCACGGTCGGGACGGTCCTCGCGGGCGTCGGCGCGATCGGGATCGTCGTCTCGGCCGGCCTCGTCGGGCCCGTCGTCAAGGCGATCGGCGAGCGGCGGACGCTCCTCCTCGGGACGCTCCTGGGCGCGGCGGGCTTCGCGCTCTACGGCTGGGCGCCGGCGGCGGGCTTCTTCCTGGCCGCGCTTCCGGTGAGCGGTCTCTGGGGCCTCGCGGGACCGGCCTCGCAGGCGCTCATGTCCAAGCGCGTCTCGGCGTCGGAGCAGGGCGAGCTGCAGGGCGCGCTGGGGTCGGTGCGGAGCCTCGCGATGCTCGTCGCCCCGTCCATCTTCTCGCTGACGTTCGCGTTCGCGATCGCGCCGGAGCGCTCCGTGAAGCACCCTGGCGCGCCGTGGTTCGTTGCGGCGGGGCTGCTCGTCCTCGCCGCAGCCCTCGCAGCAGCCGTCACGCGACCGGCGCACGCGCCGCGTCCTTTATAG
- a CDS encoding formate dehydrogenase subunit gamma translates to MSKVVRQIGFDEGAYVAREKEDVVVGSEIIRHRLSSRVIHWAVADTFFACLFTGLPIWTPVFGWMATLVGGMSVCRLVHPWFGLAFALSSLVMAVHWWSEMEMSKEERGWVGPKLLEYLRDRANHDKIGKYNGGQKVYFFTSKLGALGLLVSGIVMWYPASFPAWARQVAFLLHNFSFILFTVSLVFHIYLASIAEPGTFNSMTRGTVSKAWARIHHPKWYRELMGLEK, encoded by the coding sequence ATGAGCAAAGTCGTCCGTCAGATCGGCTTCGACGAAGGCGCCTACGTCGCGCGCGAGAAGGAAGACGTCGTCGTCGGAAGCGAGATCATCCGCCACCGCCTCTCCTCGCGCGTCATCCACTGGGCCGTCGCCGACACGTTCTTCGCCTGCCTCTTCACGGGGCTCCCGATCTGGACGCCCGTGTTCGGCTGGATGGCGACGCTCGTGGGCGGCATGAGCGTCTGCCGCCTCGTCCACCCCTGGTTCGGCCTCGCCTTCGCGCTCTCGTCGCTCGTCATGGCCGTCCACTGGTGGAGCGAGATGGAGATGTCGAAGGAGGAGCGCGGCTGGGTCGGGCCGAAGCTCCTCGAGTACCTGCGCGACCGGGCGAACCACGACAAGATCGGCAAGTACAACGGCGGCCAGAAGGTCTATTTCTTCACGTCGAAGCTGGGCGCCCTCGGCCTCCTCGTGTCGGGGATCGTCATGTGGTACCCGGCGTCGTTCCCGGCCTGGGCCCGCCAGGTTGCGTTCCTGCTCCACAACTTCAGCTTCATCCTGTTCACGGTCTCACTCGTGTTCCACATCTACCTCGCGAGCATCGCCGAACCCGGCACGTTCAACTCGATGACGCGCGGCACGGTGTCGAAGGCGTGGGCCCGCATCCATCACCCGAAGTGGTACCGCGAGCTCATGGGGCTCGAGAAGTAG
- a CDS encoding BON domain-containing protein produces MKPKTALFACILAAAFAASPALASDAKSVADKEAAIAKLLVDKLGPDAAPIKVAIVGEKTTLTGQVEKRATQELADEVLKYAGVKKIDNQVKAKNEKGLFEGKTKKEMADNKIESNVRSRVKGEVGTYYKEVRIECTGSTCSVRGTLPDQARKDLALKSAASVEGVTNVIDLLRVGPAKKKS; encoded by the coding sequence ATGAAGCCGAAAACCGCCCTCTTTGCATGCATCCTCGCCGCCGCTTTCGCGGCGTCGCCCGCGCTCGCCTCCGACGCGAAGTCCGTCGCCGACAAGGAGGCCGCCATCGCGAAGCTGCTCGTCGACAAGCTCGGGCCGGACGCCGCACCGATCAAGGTCGCGATCGTCGGCGAGAAGACGACGCTCACCGGCCAGGTCGAGAAGCGGGCCACGCAGGAGCTGGCCGACGAGGTCCTCAAGTACGCGGGTGTCAAGAAGATCGACAACCAGGTCAAGGCCAAGAACGAGAAGGGCCTCTTCGAGGGCAAGACGAAAAAGGAAATGGCCGACAACAAGATCGAGAGCAACGTCCGCTCCAGGGTGAAGGGCGAGGTCGGGACCTACTACAAGGAGGTCCGGATCGAGTGCACGGGCTCCACGTGCTCCGTGCGCGGCACGCTTCCCGACCAGGCTCGCAAGGACCTCGCGCTGAAGTCCGCGGCCAGCGTCGAGGGCGTCACGAACGTCATCGACCTTCTCCGCGTCGGCCCGGCCAAGAAGAAGAGCTGA
- the aguB gene encoding N-carbamoylputrescine amidase has protein sequence MTEVQNVTFAAVQCALGGSVDENVAKVESLVRAAAKKGATVILPPELFEGPYFCREERDRYFAWAKPAEGHPTIARFSALAKELGAAIPVSFFEKAGHAYYNSLAMVDADGTVMGIYRKSHIPDGPGYEEKFYFRPGDTGFRAWNAKMAHLGVGICWDQWFPEAARAMLLAGADVLLYPTAIGSEPENPALDTRDLWQRAMLGHAVSNVAPVIAANRVGNEGGQVFYGSSFVANQRGEKLAELSREEEGVAVATIDLAQVRRDRASWGFFRDRRPDLYGRLVT, from the coding sequence ATGACGGAAGTCCAGAACGTCACCTTCGCCGCCGTCCAGTGCGCGCTCGGCGGCTCCGTGGACGAGAACGTCGCGAAGGTGGAGTCCCTCGTGCGCGCGGCGGCGAAGAAGGGCGCGACCGTCATCCTCCCGCCCGAGCTCTTCGAGGGGCCGTATTTCTGCCGCGAGGAGCGCGACCGCTACTTCGCGTGGGCGAAGCCCGCCGAGGGCCACCCGACGATCGCGCGCTTCTCCGCGCTCGCGAAGGAGCTCGGCGCCGCAATCCCCGTCTCCTTCTTCGAGAAGGCCGGGCACGCGTACTACAACAGCCTCGCGATGGTGGACGCGGACGGGACCGTGATGGGCATCTACCGCAAGAGCCACATCCCCGACGGCCCGGGCTACGAGGAGAAGTTCTACTTCCGCCCCGGCGACACGGGCTTTCGCGCGTGGAACGCGAAGATGGCGCACCTCGGCGTCGGGATCTGCTGGGACCAGTGGTTCCCCGAGGCCGCGCGCGCGATGCTCCTCGCGGGCGCCGACGTTCTCCTCTACCCCACCGCGATCGGCTCGGAGCCGGAGAACCCGGCGCTCGACACCCGCGATCTCTGGCAGCGCGCCATGCTCGGCCACGCCGTCAGCAACGTGGCGCCGGTCATCGCCGCGAACCGCGTCGGGAACGAGGGCGGGCAGGTCTTCTACGGGTCTTCGTTCGTCGCGAACCAGCGTGGCGAGAAGCTCGCGGAGCTGAGCCGCGAGGAGGAGGGCGTCGCCGTGGCGACGATCGACCTCGCGCAGGTCCGCCGCGACAGGGCCTCCTGGGGCTTCTTCCGCGACCGCCGCCCGGACCTCTACGGACGCCTCGTAACCTGA
- the fdxH gene encoding formate dehydrogenase subunit beta — MSVQNTLEVVRSSAQVWGSGSGLRSLPTVSKLVDTSTCIGCKACEVACQEWNDLKAVATVNDGDYQTLRTLDAEFWNLIRFDEREVDGGIKWLMRKDQCMHCAEPGCLEACPAPGALVQYANGIVDVNPAQCIGCGYCETGCPFDVPHFSAKTGKMGKCTLCVDRVSVGLEPACIKACPTGCLHFGTKEQMVALGNQRVSALKAAGYAQAALYDPMGVGGTGVVTVLAFGDHPEWYGGLPKAPRIPLAVTFWKKWLRPIGFLAIFGAIVGAFGHHLYHGNKGHMDPGPVGPDEKG, encoded by the coding sequence ATGAGCGTTCAGAACACTCTCGAGGTCGTCCGCTCCTCCGCGCAGGTCTGGGGCTCCGGTTCCGGCCTGCGCTCCCTCCCGACCGTCTCGAAGCTCGTCGACACGTCCACGTGCATCGGCTGCAAGGCCTGCGAGGTCGCCTGCCAGGAGTGGAACGACCTCAAGGCCGTCGCCACCGTCAACGACGGCGACTACCAGACCCTCCGGACGCTCGACGCCGAGTTCTGGAACCTGATCCGCTTCGACGAGCGTGAAGTCGACGGCGGCATCAAGTGGCTCATGCGCAAGGACCAGTGCATGCACTGCGCCGAGCCCGGCTGCCTCGAGGCCTGCCCCGCGCCCGGCGCGCTCGTCCAGTACGCAAACGGCATCGTGGACGTGAACCCCGCCCAGTGCATCGGCTGCGGCTACTGCGAGACGGGCTGCCCGTTCGACGTGCCGCACTTCTCGGCAAAGACCGGGAAGATGGGCAAGTGCACGCTCTGCGTGGACCGCGTGTCCGTCGGCCTCGAGCCGGCGTGCATCAAGGCCTGCCCCACCGGATGCCTCCACTTCGGCACGAAGGAGCAGATGGTCGCGCTCGGCAACCAGCGCGTCTCGGCCCTCAAGGCGGCGGGCTACGCGCAGGCGGCGCTCTACGACCCGATGGGCGTCGGCGGAACCGGGGTCGTCACGGTCCTCGCGTTCGGCGACCATCCCGAGTGGTACGGCGGCCTCCCGAAGGCGCCGCGTATCCCGCTCGCCGTCACGTTCTGGAAGAAGTGGCTCCGCCCGATCGGCTTCCTCGCGATCTTCGGCGCCATCGTCGGCGCGTTCGGCCACCACCTGTACCACGGCAACAAGGGTCACATGGACCCGGGCCCCGTCGGGCCGGACGAGAAGGGCTGA